In Rutidosis leptorrhynchoides isolate AG116_Rl617_1_P2 chromosome 2, CSIRO_AGI_Rlap_v1, whole genome shotgun sequence, one genomic interval encodes:
- the LOC139890434 gene encoding VQ motif-containing protein 11-like — MASDHPNSTTFVQADPSTFRAVVQRLTGANPAPRATPETPPRTSAFKLHERRQTTRKLEITLNHGVRQFGIMSPSARQRGFVNGDMMMSSPVSTLDVYGRGSPLTPVEEEERTIAEKGFYLHPSPISTPRGSEPELLVLFPLHSPKSDP; from the coding sequence ATGGCTTCAGACCACCCAAATTCTACCACATTTGTCCAAGCCGACCCATCCACCTTTCGGGCCGTTGTCCAACGGCTAACGGGTGCCAACCCTGCCCCAAGGGCCACACCCGAAACACCCCCAAGGACGTCCGCGTTCAAACTTCATGAACGCAGACAAACCACTAGAAAATTAGAGATCACACTCAACCACGGGGTCCGACAATTTGGTATCATGTCACCGTCAGCAAGACAACGTGGTTTTGTTAACGGTGACATGATGATGTCATCGCCCGTGTCGACTTTAGATGTTTATGGAAGAGGGAGCCCACTTACGCCCGTGGAGGAAGAGGAAAGAACGATTGCGGAAAAAGGGTTTTATTTGCACCCGAGCCCGATTAGCACTCCTCGTGGATCCGAACCCGAATTATTGGTTTTGTTTCCTCTTCATTCACCGAAAAGTGACCCATAG